Part of the Ascaphus truei isolate aAscTru1 chromosome 16, aAscTru1.hap1, whole genome shotgun sequence genome, AGCGCCGGTGAAAAATTCGCCAATCTCTAATCAGATGCAGAGAGAAAATAATTCTTCACCGGTTATTACATATATTTCAGTATAATGTTGTGCTGACTCCTCCGCTAACTCCTTTAACTACGCCCCCAAAATGCACAGGATGGGCACAGCCAGAGGAATACTCCTTGTTACATGTCAGGAATTTGAAGCCAAGCCTTTCTTGGTGAATAGTTGGAGCAGTAATGGAACCCAAACAGCACCACAATGACTTAGTAAAACGATTCCCATTGAAgacagtgggcatatgtattaaTACGAAAGTGGCACAATTACGGGTCAAAAATCTGTCCCATGTCGCAGAAGAAAATAATCCTATTAAAACTGTTGCCTTGATACACAGCCCAAATTGTGATATTTGCATggaaaaatctggtgcagttTCCCCCTCCCCAACAGTGTAACCAATGGCTGGGTCGAAATACAATATGCTGTGcagcaagggtgctcaactccagtcctcaagaccccaccaacaggtcaggttttcagaatatccctgcttcagcacaggtggctcaaccagtggctcgtttaagccacctgtgctgaagctgggatatcattaaaacctgacctgttatgggggcttggggactggagttgagatcccCCTGCTGCAGAGGAACAGCTGCGTTTCCTCCTCATGCTGGTGTCACAGCAGTTGGCTGACAGGAGCAGTTGGTCGGACAGAGATCTACATCGGCGTTCACTTGGTGGTCACTTTGTGGAAGGTTCTGGCACAGATAATTGTGGAGTGCATGTGCAGAACTGTCTTAATGACAGGGGAAATAACTAGGTGGCGATTAAACAGTTGATGTCGCCTTTTTCTTTGTAAAACTGCCTGTAAAGCTGCAGCCCCCTTTCAGAAGTTTAATAAGAAAGACACAGGAAACCATCATACCCTTAAAAATAGGAATTGATCATTTTACAGGGGTGGGCAAAAATATAGGATACTTAGGAGCCAGACAGAATTTGAAGGAGCCAGCATTTTGTACGGCACAGATTGAGGGGGGGAGGGCTGCCACCCTCGAATCGGCGGCTTtgtgtcactgtgacacacacactctcacatggactcacactctcacagacacactcatacttcactcagacacacactctcacatggactcacactctcacaaacacactctcatacttcactcagacacacactcacacatggactcactctcacagacacactctcataattcactcagacacacactctcacatggactcacactctcacagacacactctcatacttcactcagacacacactcacacatggactcactctcacagacacactctcatacttcactcagacacacactctcacatggactcacactctcacagacacactctcatacttcactcagacacacactctcacatggactcacactctcacagacacactctcatacttcactcagacacacactcacacatggactcactctcacagacacactctcatacttcactcagacacacactctgacatggactcacactctcacagacacactctcatacttcactcagacacacactctcacatggactcacactctcacagacacactctcatacttcactcagacacacactctcacacactttatGTTCTGGAGACGACGCTGGCTACAAGGCCCGTGACGTCAGCAAGTGGGAAGGcggaggggcggagacaggaatagaagctctctgattggcttaTGGGCAGTCACATGTGGAGACCGTCTCTGCAAAAATCTAATTCTACTGACGACAAGAATTTGGGTAGCGCTGTCGCTCCGACAATGcatctgttttttgttttgttgaggtccggagttgagcccccctgagccAAGGAGTTAAGATGTGCAGGAATTTATCTTTAAGATGCTGACTCCGATTTCTGCCTTATTGCAATTGTTTTCATATTCCTAAAACTGTCTCCCCCATGTAGATGATATCATATATCTTCGTACCGAGGAAGCAGGTACCCAGTCTGCCTCCAACCAATTAGGTCAACGGGGCAAAGTAAGAAGTGCCAATTTTCGGACCATGAGGTTTTTTAGAGGGGCTTCAAAAAATCAACAAGGTGTGTACCGTTTATCCAAGTTATTTtagattcttttatttttttttaatgtttactatattTGGGAGGGCTTATCTAACGTTGCTACGGTCTGCAAAATATGCCCTACTCGTGCATCAGCGAAGTTCTGCATCAATAGCTTTATGGTTAAGGCAAAATGATGATGTCCATGTAACATTACTCCTagcaattacaatacaatatatcttgtcttaaagctgcagaccaagcaatatcctacatgtggtttaaaagaaaaaatcagttctgtactttgagaaaatacttgtagcattttttaaaaactattctgaatgacatttttaatgtattataatgtaacaagcattttttgtttctataacaaccatttacaaagtcacatccccttctccttctgaaacaggctctggcacacccctttttttagccctgccctctctagcaggcCATATGGTAGTTCTCCTAAAGCAACTGTCCTTCATTTGTCAGCATTCTGAATTTTCAAAGGCGCGAGTAGATTACAGGTGCGTCGAAAACTGATGAACACTGAAATTATATTTTTCCTTAGGACCCAACAGACGTAAATTTGGCTTTAGACAACAAGGATATTCTGGTGTTAATCTTAGAAATAGTCGTTTTGGACCAGGAGCCCGAAGAAGATCCGCGTCACTGAATGGAATAAGCCCATTAAATCGACAGGATTCAAATCAACAGGTAGAACAAAATACCTAGGTTTAACGTATGTACTATGAATAATGACTTTTTTAAACAGCAATAACCTTTcaggacacttaatatttcaacacATATGTCCTGACCGGAGCATCGGgtttacaaaataaaaatgaaatacatCAGCGTTGGAAAGGCCAAGAAAAGAGCTCTCAAAGTAGGTCAAAAATAAAATGCAAGAAAGTGCCCCGCTCAGTGTAAAAGTTACCAGGATAGCCCCAAAATCTAGAAAAATAAATGAGCCGTGACAAAACGAGAGATCAAAGCCGATATGTAgcgaggagcagatgagtggagaaccTGGAAGGCAATGTGGATTCAGACCGTGGTTGGAAGCCAGAGTGAGATTTAAGGAGTAGAGGAGCAGAGGATGGTTTAGGAGGAGTAGAGAAGATGGCGCATAGACAGCACGTCCGATGTATATATGGAAGATGGAAGAAATAGTTATATGATTATTATTGCATCAAAAGAATACAGAGTGTCCAGTATGTAATGGAACACTTACATAGTAGATTTCTTATAGATGATATAGGTGTTGTTTAGAGATGATCTTTTATAAGTAGCATATGCTGATTATTAGGTTAGTAACCAAGTGTAGGAATTCACAGTCCTCTCTGGATCTCTCATAGAAATTTTGATCcttataaaaatagaaaaaacaccaTGGCATAATACATTTCTTAATACAAATTGGACAGGTAAAATGAATACACTCACAAGCGTCTGCTTAATAACACGCGTTTTGAATTTAGCTTCACCTCAGTCGCCCACAGGACAGAGGAAGCACTTCCGGGAGCCTCTAGTCTAGTGGAAGGGACAAGAGTAGAGTAGGCAGCCATTCCTGATGCCTATACTGATAAACATGTGTATACATTCTACCAAAGAAGCTATACACTGttgtaaatacttttttttacctaTATTTCTTTCCCAAAATAAATGTATCCGACAAGCCAAAGAGGCAGCTGGGCTTAAcgaaagcagcatgcattggcttacgggttttccatgtaatgtggacTTGTGACAAAaaggtggcattgtgtgctcatttgcatgtcatttcccagaatcccttgctgcagtggaagcactgtatgcgaggtgataatggtgaaaagcagggttgcagacctgtctaagacatgtgaatgtgctcacaagtgatatttgtatacgctatacggtggagggtttttagtcaccttttcacccaccatacccacacattacacacacacacacacacacacacacacacacacacacacacacacacacacacacacacacacacacacacacacacacacacacacacacacacacacacacacacacacacacacacactggaattcATAACATACCTCACAGTGCATTAGATAGATTTGTAGAGCGTTGTTACCCTAATATACAATGTGCTTGTAGAGTACCCGGAATGGAGCAGCGTTTGTAAATTCCACTTATGGAGGGAAGTCTCAAATACAGAGGAGacgtcagcagcagcagcaaagatACAGACAAGCGGCTACTCCGTTTCAAGTTTTAACAAGGAGGTAAATTGGAAAATGTAATTTTTGCAAAAAAGGGAAACTAATTCCTGTGATGCTTCGTTCAGTTTGGaactaataacaaatatcacttgtgagtatATTCACGTGTGTCAGTAGggtggccaggtggcttctccgaaAATACTGGGCTCaacggtgaaaggtgcgtcaggtcactatgtccagggaggaaaataccggacacatacatgtccagaattacagcacctctcattttttactggacagagtatccaaatacaggacagtccagtacaataccgaacacctggcaaccctatgtgtcagacaggtctgcaaccctgcttttccccattatctctttgcatacaatgcttccactgcagacagggattctgggtaatgacaggcaCTCGCAGTGCTttctgcttcttgtccattttaacatggacttcCACAAGCTTAGAAGAGTGTTACAGATTGACAACACAAAAGCATTTGTACTTCCTATTGCTTTGATCTCTACATTCTCAGAACTAACACACAATCTTTTTGCACTGGCTAGGATTATTAGTATTTATAGTGAATGTATacgtatatgcagtgttcgacaaacctatacatttgcacgccccgggcgagtggatttaacatcgtggcgagctcctattggcccaggcatcacacgtttggtactaggtggcgagtagatttttttgttgggtgagtagattttttggtgatttgtcgaccactgcgtATAAGTATCTATTACAAAATAGACCATAGAAAATTCCTGCCtccatgagcttacaatctaagtgggatgTTGTGAGACacagaggcagcaggtgagggagtaactGCAGCAGATGGCAATGCTTGGCCATGgcatgaatgtgaatggagaaggaaataGAGGCGTAAATTGTCACTCCTAGACCCTGTTCTTTGGCGACACGATGGGTGGTAGTACTGTTTATGGTGATGGGTTTTTAGGCCCGGTTTAagtggaaatatgaggagctcagtttcaGACATATTACATTTGAGGCGAGGGAGCACCATCCACGAGGATATAGCCAAGAGGCAATAAGAGAcctgggactggattgcaggagcgAGGTTAGGGTTGTATGGATATATCtgcgtatcatctgcatagagatgatacctaaagccaaaagagttgatgaggtcaccaaataaTAGTGTGTAGAGAGATAAGGAGAGGTCCTAGACAGTGGCGGATTTAAACAATCGCTGCCCAAAGGCACTTACCTTGGGACCGCCTCCTTCTTCACGCCTCCCTCCTTCTTCAGCATCGTGCCGGCAaatgacgcgatgacgtcacatgatgccacgtttccatggcaacgcacTACCAAGTGACGGTGCCGCGTTATTTGATTCTGCAACGCTGAAGGAGGAGCGAGGCACAAAGAAGGTAAGAAATTCACAGAGGCCCCAAGCTCTCCCCCCGGCAATCagtgaggaggagagcggagcCTCTGTATACAGTCTAGGACGTTTGAACGCCACCACAACAATTCGCAGCGGTCTGCCGTGCGCGCTTCCGGGCCCGACAGCCTGCTCTGACAATCCAGGTCTAATAagtgcaggtttaaatgtcccgcggggGACTGCTACACTGCCTAGACCTGTCTCTCTCCATCACTCCCTGCGTGGGACGTTTAAATATGCGCTTATCAGACATGGCTTGTCGGAGTGGTCATCACGGCAGCTATGGCTTGTCCAGTGGCAAGCTGCCGTGCGGTGACATGTACTAGCGACGGAGCCAAAAGTTCTCTGTGtatggggggtggaagggaaatTTGTCACCCCCAAATTATGCTGCCCCAAAATTTTGCCACAGCAGGAgtcgaagacatgttagcaacagagacggAAAATGTGCGATGAGAGCGGTGTGATGAGAACCAGGACAGAGGCTGCTACACATTCACCTTTAATATGACATAGTTGATATGAAACTGGTTATCTACTgggaacacatacagtacatattacaaAGGGCTAGTAATCCAAATGGACTTTTCCCTTTGATAAATCTTATTTTGTACCAGTTTTGCAGCCCAGAGACTTTTATATATTCGCCCATGCAGCCCACATTTTTATTATCAGTGGCGGATTACCTTTGTCAGATTTACCTGAATATTTATATTGGTGTTATAAAAGGCTTTTTTTAATGGTTCATTTTGTGTGAATGATGTGTGAAAATTATCTTCTTTAATGAATCAAAACATGACCAATGTTTGGTAATAACTAATAAGTCATTTATTTCATCGCAGTAGAATGAATGCACAAAACAGAAGACCACCGTTCAACCCAGCACAGAGGCAGCAAAGAATAAACGCATTCAATCAAAACAGGAGAGTAAGTTTGGACGCAGTTCCCCACTAGGGGGGAGATTCACCAAGGCCCTTTTGTAGGGTAACGCGCCCAATCTTGTACTAACGGCCATTCACTTGAATAGCAGTTGATGTCAGATCAGTGGATCAACTCGTAACAACCATAGTGAATCTACCCCATAGTTTGCCAAAATGCATTGCTTCATAATTATTCTTACGGCCTGTGTAGTGACTTTGCTTTCTGGAATACTGGGATGCCCCACATACATCTTCTATCTTTAGCCATTGGGTGATAGTGAAATGTAGTCACCATCCATTCATTGAACTGTTGCTCATACATGTTATAATGTTATTGGCGCTCATCCTGTGGGTAATGTTGGTTATAAATGTGGCTGCAATCTTCTTGCAATTGCACATACTTTTGATAATGTACTAAAAATGACCGTATCCAGGAACACAGTAATAATGGCGGGGGACGCCGATCCTAAAATGGAGGCTGTAGATGCAGTCGGTGCATTGTACGTTTTTTACCTGGCGAAGGGTGTACCCCGAAACGTTGTGCACCATGCCTGCATTAATAAAAGGACTTCTAATCTCACAATGACGTTATGAAGAATTATTGGAGTGCAGCGGGTTCCTATTGAACAGTAAAAAAATGACATTAACCGGTACAGTGCCTTAATGACGTACAGTACCTGATATGGCATGGGCCATGTCACGCTAGTGGCCCACATCTATGACATACCATCAATTTGATAGATACTTACTTGTTTTTGGGCTGACTGGTCCAACAGAGTAGTCGGGAGGGACCGGGCTAACTGTTCCGACAGAGGGGTCAGGAGGGATCGGGCTAACTGTTCCGACAGAGGGGTCAGGAGGGACCGGGCTAACTGTTCCGACAGAGGGGTCAGGAGGGACCGGGCTAACTGTTCCGACAGAGGGGTCAGGAGGGATCGGGCTGACTATTCAGACAGAGGGGTCAGGAGGGATCGGGCTGACTATTCAGACAGAGGGGTCAGGAGGGATCGGGCTGACTGTTTCGACAGAGGGGTCGAGCTGACTGTTCCGACAGAGAGGTCAGGAGGGATCGGGCTGACTGTTCCGACAGAGGGGTCTGGCTGACTGTTCCGACAGAGGGGTCGGGCTGACTGTTCCGACTGAGGGGTCAGGTGGGATCGGGCTGACTGTTCCGACAGAGGGATCGGGCTGACTGTTCCGACTGAGGGGTCAGGTGGGATCGGGCTGACTGTTCCGACAGAGGGGTCAGGAGGGATCGGGCTGACTGTTCCGACAGAGGGGTCGGGCTGACTGTTCCGACAGAGACAATTGTAACACGTGCAGTTGTTGAAACAGTACTTGTTTCTTTTTCTGGCTTCCAGTTAACACAGCGAATCGCGATGAATCCTGGCAAGAGTCCAGCAAATGAGAGAAGGTAAGCCTTGATTTTTCATTAGAATAATATCTGGATTATTATGATTAATACATCTCTTTATTTTCTTGAATAGGTGGCAAACAGAAGGGGGATTTGGATCTACATTAACCGTTTCTGTCCCTAATCCTAAAGCAAGCCAAATTAAAACGTGAGTATTATCACTACCACTTGTTAACGTCCCACCCTGCAACACCACTTCCTTTACCATGGCATGTCCTGCATCTTGGATTGCCCACAAACCCATATTTTGTAGGACTTGTTCGAATTTCTATATGTCCCGATTCTGGGGACAGCTTATCTTTTTGATGAATGTTTTTTTCCGATGCTACCGACCAAGTTTAACATACATTGGGACACAATAAGGTTTTTTTGTCTAGATAGAGAATGTTGCACACTAACCTTCTGTCTTCTCTGCCACAGACCTACCACACCAGCAATGAAGCGTCCAGGTTTGAGATTTAGGAAAATGGCAGCTCGATCTTCAGACCCTCCACCAAAGGGTGTCCCGCTGAGATTCAACTTCCGAGCGATGGCCAACCATGTACGTAGAAGGGAATCTATATATTGTCCAAGATGAGGGGCATCTGACT contains:
- the LOC142467443 gene encoding UAP56-interacting factor-like isoform X2, which produces MEDQQDQAAPGLQADTDKIDMSLDDIIYLRTEEAGTQSASNQLGQRGKVRSANFRTMRFFRGASKNQQGPNRRKFGFRQQGYSGVNLRNSRFGPGARRRSASLNGISPLNRQDSNQQSTRNGAAFVNSTYGGKSQIQRRRQQQQQRYRQAATPFQVLTRRMNAQNRRPPFNPAQRQQRINAFNQNRRLTQRIAMNPGKSPANERRWQTEGGFGSTLTVSVPNPKASQIKTPTTPAMKRPGLRFRKMAARSSDPPPKGVPLRFNFRAMANHTNVMLNERFSTLEIKGQFTAARRGGRTVTLA
- the LOC142467443 gene encoding UAP56-interacting factor-like isoform X1, encoding MEDQQDQAAPGLQADTDKIDMSLDDIIYLRTEEAGTQSASNQLGQRGKVRSANFRTMRFFRGASKNQQGPNRRKFGFRQQGYSGVNLRNSRFGPGARRRSASLNGISPLNRQDSNQQSTRNGAAFVNSTYGGKSQIQRRRQQQQQRYRQAATPFQVLTRSRMNAQNRRPPFNPAQRQQRINAFNQNRRLTQRIAMNPGKSPANERRWQTEGGFGSTLTVSVPNPKASQIKTPTTPAMKRPGLRFRKMAARSSDPPPKGVPLRFNFRAMANHTNVMLNERFSTLEIKGQFTAARRGGRTVTLA